The window GCTTAAAAACTTCATAGAGAGGCTTGTGATCCTTCATACCAAAGATCGCATAGATGCGGATGATGTTAGATCTTTCCTCAGTATCAACATACCAGAAAGCTATGAGAAACTCTTCGTTCAAAGAGATATTAAAATAGCTAAACAAGAGTTTGAAAAGCTTTTTATAGAGAGGAAGCTCAGAGAATACAATTATGACTTAAAAAAGGTTTCAGAAGTTATAAATCTGGATATTTCTAACCTATACAGAAAGATAAAACAATACAGCATAGAAATAAAAAACAAGGAGGGGGCTGATGCCCCTCCGTAAGGATCTTACTTCTTCTGTTCTTCCTTTTTCTCCTCTTTCTTTTCTTCCTTCTTCTCCTCCTTCTTCATGGTCTTTTTGTGAGCCTTCTTATGAACTTTCTTATGGGCTTTCTCTTCCTTCTTCTCCTGAGCGGGTTTTTCCTCTTTCTTTTCGGCGGGTGCTTGGGCTTCCGCGGCTATGGCCGCACCGGCAAAGGCTACCGTGAGCAGAGCTGCTAAAAACTTCTTCATGACTTTACCTCCTTAAAAGTATTGATGTATATAATTCTAAAAGCGTCAAAATGAAAAATTGATGAAACTTCAAAGTGCGGATTTTAGTATCACAAGAAAGAACTGATAGAGTATAGACACTATACCTATGAGGTAATATAGCTTGGTAGAGCTATCCAACCTTATCCTTGATATTAGAAAACCTAAAGTCATAAGCATAGGGGAGAGGGAAGCGTTTATAAAGTTGAGTATCCGATCCCTTTTTACGTTATCCTTTTTTCTTTCTACATTTACAAACTTCTCAAGGTTTATTGTGTACTTAGAAAAAGCTGTCAAATAAAATTTGTCCCCTTCTTTCACAAGTGCGCTTCCGTTTATAAAAATTATAGAGTCATCGCTCAGCTTTGCATCTTTTGCCATCACTAAGCTGTCATCTTTTTTGAAAAATACATCACTCAAATAATTGTCCTTTCGCTTATCTACGTAAAAAGTTACGTCCCCAAAAGTGGAAAAAGTTTTTTCTGGCATTGAGTAAAATACGCTTACGTAATACTTGTATGTTAAGTATCTTCTTACAAAGGATACGTCCTCTTCGCAAAGCATGAAAGAAGCAACAAGAAAGGATACAAATACTGGAATAAATCTTACAAGTACTTTTGAGTATGCGCGATAAGTGGATACACCAAAAGACTCTATTATGTGAAGCCTTTTACTCTCTTTCAATTCAAAGAAAATGACGGAGGAGCTTATGAGCATAGATGTAGGCATAAAGTAAAAGAGAGAGTAAGATATCCAAAGTACCAAAAAGGGTAGAGTTTCGCTCAAAGGAAGGGATAGGATCATTTTATCAATCCTAAGAAACTGAAAGAGCATAAAGGCAAGAGAGAATGCAAAACTGACAAGAATTGAGAGTTTAAACACCTTCCAAGCTAAAAAGCTCCACAGCATCAGTTTTTAAGTTTCTCTTTCAGCCTGTCTTCCTGTCCAGTTTCTCCTCTCTTTCCGGATTTTAAAAGTTCCATAGCTCTTTCGTAATACTTTCTGGCTTCATCTTTTCTGCCGAGCTTTACAAGTACATCACCTATGTGTTCATTTATTACGGGGTCTTCCTTTTCTTTCTCATAAGCTTTGTTCAACCACTCGTATGCACCTTTGTAATCTCCTTTGTAGTATAGTACCCAAGCATAGCTATCCATATAAGCGGGGTTATTTTTATCTTTTGATAGGGCTTCAAGTATGAGCTTTTCCGCTTCTTTTACCCTCGCAGGACCATACCAAAGAAGAAGCGAATATCCAAGATGGTTGAGAAGCTCCGGATCACCGGGATTTAGTTCAAGAGCTTTTTTGAGATCCCCTTCGGCGCTTATGATCTGACCAAGTCTATCGTAAACTATAGCTCTCAAAAAGTACCCCCTGTAATCTTTAGGATTCAGGTCTATAGCCGTGTTTATGTAATTAAGTGCCTGTTTTGACCTTCCCTCTTCATTTAAAAGGCTTCCCATCAAGAGGTTTAGCTGGTAGCTCTTTGGCTCTATGGAAAGACCTTTTTTGAGTACATCGTGTGCCTTTTGATACTCTTTACTATCTATGTATATGCCGGCGAGCCTTTCTATAACTTTTGTATTTGTCGGATCTTTTTGGTAGAGTTTCTCGTAGATATGACGCGCTTCATTTAACTTTTTCTCAATTTCCAAGACGAGACCGTATGTATAGGCTACCTCAAGATTGTCAGGATACTTGGAGTACAGCTCACTCAATACCTTTTCAGCCTGATCATACTTGGAACTTCTCATAAGCACGAGGGCATACTGATACGTGTAGTTCTCTTGAGGATAAAGCTCGGCGAGTTTACCATATATTTCCTGTGCGTCCTCCAGTCTGTTGGTGAGGACATACAGATTGGCAAGCCTTTCAAGGGCTATCTTGTTATCGGGTGAAACTTTGAGTACGTCTTTATATAGCTGTTCAGCTCTCGTATACTCTCCACTCTCTTCGTATATACTGCCCAGAGTTATAAATCCCGCTTCAAAGGATCTCTTTATCTGAAGGGACTTTTCTAAGTATCGTATTGCAAGCTCTTTGTTGCCTTCGGATAGGTATATTCTCGCAAGCATGTAGTAAGGCAAAGGATTATCCGGACTCTCTTTTGCGAGATTTTCAATAACAGCCTTTGCTTTGGAGTTTTCTCCCCTTCTGAGATACTCGTCCGCAAGAA of the Hydrogenobacter sp. genome contains:
- a CDS encoding LptF/LptG family permease, which codes for MLWSFLAWKVFKLSILVSFAFSLAFMLFQFLRIDKMILSLPLSETLPFLVLWISYSLFYFMPTSMLISSSVIFFELKESKRLHIIESFGVSTYRAYSKVLVRFIPVFVSFLVASFMLCEEDVSFVRRYLTYKYYVSVFYSMPEKTFSTFGDVTFYVDKRKDNYLSDVFFKKDDSLVMAKDAKLSDDSIIFINGSALVKEGDKFYLTAFSKYTINLEKFVNVERKKDNVKRDRILNFINASLSPMLMTLGFLISRIRLDSSTKLYYLIGIVSILYQFFLVILKSAL
- a CDS encoding tetratricopeptide repeat protein, whose protein sequence is MRYLFLILFLFAPALAYNPYTDYFFCRYFQQENPKKAESYCMRALERSPTPTLFVDTVRIELQLKKKEKALEIARRMKGLYPKDYESYLTLHSVYSMIGQYDKALSVLEEAYRVLPKSKEIMLFLADEYLRRGENSKAKAVIENLAKESPDNPLPYYMLARIYLSEGNKELAIRYLEKSLQIKRSFEAGFITLGSIYEESGEYTRAEQLYKDVLKVSPDNKIALERLANLYVLTNRLEDAQEIYGKLAELYPQENYTYQYALVLMRSSKYDQAEKVLSELYSKYPDNLEVAYTYGLVLEIEKKLNEARHIYEKLYQKDPTNTKVIERLAGIYIDSKEYQKAHDVLKKGLSIEPKSYQLNLLMGSLLNEEGRSKQALNYINTAIDLNPKDYRGYFLRAIVYDRLGQIISAEGDLKKALELNPGDPELLNHLGYSLLLWYGPARVKEAEKLILEALSKDKNNPAYMDSYAWVLYYKGDYKGAYEWLNKAYEKEKEDPVINEHIGDVLVKLGRKDEARKYYERAMELLKSGKRGETGQEDRLKEKLKN